A stretch of Bordetella genomosp. 13 DNA encodes these proteins:
- the ccsB gene encoding c-type cytochrome biogenesis protein CcsB: MSTTTTPPSQPPWPHIVSATGDSRARRGRPDWTDAVFFLLLAVGAGYALSRYGHAMDYYEEIILCGLVPSLVWLGWLWRPLRVLMLACALAVGLALTLYQNDLARAEQVFFLKYLFSSQSAVLWMCALFMLATVCYWGGIVSPTSAWLGTALTWGAVFAGTTGMLVRWRESHLMGPDLGHIPVSNLYEVFVLFALVTALFYLYYERKYATRALGGFVLLVISSAIVFLLWYSFTRDAGQIQPLVPALKSWWMKLHVPANFIGYGTFSLAAMVGFAYLVKQHGQTASWARLAPLFILGVLLCAEPMVFRTEGLSATWMIYGGVGAVITGCILAARRRIAQALPSLEVLDDIMYRAIAVGFAFFTVATVLGALWAADAWGAYWQWDPKETWALIVWLNYAAWLHMRLIKGLRGAMAAYWALVGLLITGFAFLGVNMFLSGLHSYGEL; encoded by the coding sequence ATGTCCACCACCACGACCCCGCCGTCCCAGCCCCCCTGGCCGCACATCGTCTCGGCCACCGGCGACAGCCGCGCCCGCCGCGGCCGGCCCGACTGGACCGATGCGGTCTTCTTCCTGCTGCTGGCCGTGGGCGCCGGCTACGCGTTGAGCCGCTACGGCCACGCGATGGACTACTACGAGGAAATCATCCTGTGCGGCCTGGTGCCGTCGCTGGTGTGGCTGGGCTGGCTGTGGCGGCCGCTGCGCGTGCTGATGCTCGCCTGTGCGCTGGCGGTCGGCCTGGCGCTGACGCTGTACCAGAACGACCTGGCGCGGGCCGAACAGGTGTTCTTCCTGAAGTACCTGTTCTCGTCGCAATCGGCGGTGCTGTGGATGTGCGCGCTGTTCATGCTGGCCACCGTCTGCTACTGGGGCGGCATCGTCAGCCCCACCAGCGCGTGGCTGGGCACGGCGCTTACCTGGGGCGCCGTCTTCGCCGGCACCACCGGCATGCTGGTGCGCTGGCGCGAAAGCCATCTGATGGGGCCCGACCTGGGCCATATCCCCGTCAGCAACCTGTACGAAGTGTTCGTGCTGTTCGCGCTGGTCACCGCGCTGTTCTACCTGTACTACGAACGCAAGTACGCCACGCGTGCGTTGGGCGGCTTCGTCTTGCTGGTGATCTCGTCGGCCATCGTGTTCCTGCTGTGGTATTCGTTCACGCGCGACGCCGGGCAGATCCAGCCGCTGGTGCCGGCACTGAAAAGCTGGTGGATGAAGCTGCACGTGCCGGCCAATTTCATCGGCTATGGCACGTTCTCGCTGGCCGCCATGGTGGGCTTCGCGTATCTGGTGAAGCAGCACGGGCAGACCGCCTCGTGGGCCAGGTTGGCGCCGCTGTTCATCCTGGGCGTGCTGCTGTGCGCCGAACCCATGGTGTTTCGCACCGAGGGCCTGTCGGCCACGTGGATGATCTATGGCGGCGTGGGCGCCGTCATCACCGGCTGCATCCTGGCCGCGCGGCGCCGCATCGCGCAGGCGCTGCCCTCGCTCGAGGTGCTGGACGACATCATGTACCGCGCCATCGCGGTGGGCTTCGCGTTCTTCACCGTGGCCACCGTGCTGGGGGCGCTATGGGCTGCCGATGCCTGGGGCGCCTACTGGCAGTGGGATCCCAAGGAAACCTGGGCGCTGATCGTCTGGCTGAACTACGCCGCCTGGCTGCACATGCGCCTGATCAAGGGCCTGCGCGGAGCCATGGCGGCGTACTGGGCGCTGGTGGGACTGCTGATCACCGGGTTCGCCTTCCTGGGGGTCAACATGTTCCTGTCGGGGCTGCATTCGTACGGCGAGCTCTGA
- the lysA gene encoding diaminopimelate decarboxylase, which yields MNAPASTTRPELAGHPHFHYRDGVLHAEGVALDKLAAELGTPLYVYSRAALAAALGSYRDAIGDRPVLVCFGMKANSNLAVLKEFARLGAGFDIVSGGELQRVLAVGGDPSRVVFSGVGKQAWEMRAAIEAGVMCFNVESQAELRRLSQVAHEMGQTARVSLRVNPDVDAQTHPYISTGLKENKFGIAIESALDAYRLAASLPGLEVVGVDCHIGSQLTDISPYFDALEKLLDLISQLAEEGITISHLDLGGGLGIRYTDEIPPSPKALLDGVFARLQARGLGHLHLVLEPGRSLVGNAGLLLTTVQYLKHAEARNFAIVDAAMNDLLRPSLYEAYHGLRAVRPRQGDEQEYDVVGPVCESGDWLARQRRLSVQEGDVLALESAGAYGMVMASNYNSRGRPAEVMVDGDKYYVVRQRETLADLIRGESTLP from the coding sequence ATGAACGCCCCCGCCTCCACGACCCGGCCCGAACTGGCCGGTCATCCGCATTTTCATTACCGCGACGGCGTGCTGCACGCAGAAGGCGTGGCGCTGGACAAGCTGGCCGCCGAACTGGGCACCCCGCTGTACGTGTACTCGCGCGCCGCGCTGGCCGCCGCGCTGGGCTCGTATCGCGACGCCATCGGCGATCGCCCCGTGCTGGTCTGCTTCGGCATGAAGGCCAATTCCAACCTGGCGGTGCTGAAAGAATTCGCGCGGCTCGGCGCGGGCTTCGACATTGTGTCGGGCGGCGAGCTGCAGCGCGTGCTGGCCGTGGGCGGCGATCCCTCCCGCGTGGTGTTCTCGGGCGTGGGCAAGCAGGCCTGGGAGATGCGTGCCGCCATCGAGGCGGGCGTCATGTGCTTCAACGTCGAATCGCAGGCCGAACTGCGCCGCCTGTCGCAGGTGGCGCACGAAATGGGCCAGACCGCGCGCGTGTCGCTGCGCGTGAATCCCGACGTGGACGCGCAGACGCACCCGTACATCTCCACCGGCCTGAAGGAAAACAAGTTCGGCATCGCCATCGAGTCGGCGCTGGACGCCTACAGGCTGGCCGCCTCGCTGCCCGGCCTGGAAGTGGTCGGCGTCGACTGCCACATCGGCTCGCAGCTTACCGACATCAGCCCCTACTTCGATGCCTTGGAAAAGCTGCTGGACCTGATCAGCCAGCTGGCCGAGGAAGGCATCACGATTTCGCACCTCGACCTGGGCGGCGGCCTGGGCATCCGCTATACCGACGAGATTCCGCCCTCGCCCAAGGCGCTGCTGGACGGCGTGTTCGCCCGCCTGCAGGCGCGCGGCCTGGGCCACCTGCACCTGGTGCTCGAGCCCGGCCGGTCGCTCGTGGGCAATGCCGGCCTGCTGCTGACCACGGTGCAATACCTGAAGCACGCCGAGGCCCGCAACTTCGCCATCGTGGACGCGGCCATGAACGACCTGCTGCGCCCCTCGCTGTACGAGGCCTATCACGGCCTGCGCGCGGTGCGGCCGCGCCAGGGCGATGAACAAGAGTACGACGTGGTCGGCCCCGTATGCGAAAGCGGCGACTGGCTGGCGCGCCAGCGCCGGTTGTCGGTGCAGGAAGGCGACGTGCTGGCGCTGGAATCGGCCGGCGCCTACGGCATGGTCATGGCCAGCAACTACAACTCGCGCGGCCGCCCGGCCGAGGTGATGGTGGATGGCGACAAGTACTACGTGGTGCGGCAGCGCGAAACGCTGGCGGACCTGATCCGGGGCGAATCCACGCTGCCTTGA